Proteins encoded within one genomic window of Polaribacter sp. NJDZ03:
- a CDS encoding LacI family DNA-binding transcriptional regulator, translating into MKKYTIKNIAELAGVSKGTVDRVIHKRGKVSAIALEKVTAILNEIDYKPNLLARSLKNTKDYHICVVLPDYNKDAFWLPCYQGIVEAVNEFASFGIFIESFFFHPNDVYSFVEVNNKVLELSPDAVLLAPLFYKETVAIINKYALKNIIVSKFNNQLEIENTKNFVGQDLFKSGRIAAELLQMIVKKNASIAIIHVDEDFNNSIHMQEKEKGFRAYFDEIKNANYKIVTHNSKQSDLANNLEAIFSESFTSDAIFVTTSKIFEVAEFIQSKNLNHVKLIGYDLLEENIQYLKDNIIHFLIHQNPKKQVYLGINYLVDFFLFNKEIPTKSLLPIDIITAENLETYLEN; encoded by the coding sequence ATGAAGAAATATACTATTAAAAACATAGCAGAATTAGCAGGAGTATCTAAAGGAACGGTAGATAGAGTTATTCATAAAAGAGGTAAAGTATCTGCAATAGCTTTAGAAAAGGTTACTGCTATTTTAAATGAAATAGATTACAAGCCTAATTTACTAGCTAGAAGTTTAAAGAACACCAAAGATTACCATATTTGTGTTGTTTTGCCAGATTATAATAAAGATGCTTTTTGGCTTCCATGTTACCAGGGTATTGTAGAGGCAGTAAATGAATTTGCGTCTTTTGGTATTTTTATAGAGTCCTTCTTTTTTCATCCTAATGATGTGTATTCTTTTGTAGAGGTTAATAATAAAGTATTAGAATTATCTCCGGATGCTGTTTTATTAGCTCCTTTATTCTATAAGGAAACGGTAGCTATTATTAATAAATATGCACTTAAAAATATTATTGTTAGTAAGTTTAATAATCAATTAGAAATAGAAAATACAAAGAATTTTGTTGGTCAAGATTTATTTAAAAGTGGTAGAATAGCGGCAGAATTGTTGCAAATGATTGTTAAAAAAAATGCTTCGATTGCTATTATTCATGTCGATGAAGATTTTAATAATTCCATTCACATGCAAGAAAAGGAAAAAGGCTTTAGAGCGTATTTTGATGAAATAAAAAATGCTAATTATAAAATTGTAACGCATAACTCTAAACAATCTGACCTTGCAAATAATCTAGAGGCTATATTTTCTGAGTCTTTTACTTCGGATGCCATATTTGTAACCACTTCTAAAATTTTTGAGGTTGCAGAATTCATCCAAAGTAAAAATTTAAATCACGTAAAATTGATTGGTTACGATTTATTGGAAGAAAATATTCAGTATTTAAAAGACAATATCATTCATTTTTTAATTCATCAGAACCCTAAAAAACAGGTGTATTTAGGTATAAATTATTTAGTTGATTTCTTTCTTTTTAATAAAGAAATACCAACAAAAAGCTTGTTGCCAATAGATATTATTACAGCAGAAAACTTAGAAACTTATTTAG
- a CDS encoding sugar phosphate nucleotidyltransferase yields the protein MNENKKPTLVILAAGMGSRYGGLKQMDSFTKEGDTIIDFSLYDAVHAGFGKVVFIIRKTFEKEFKTIYNSKLAGKITIEYVFQELENVPKKYRNPERVKPWGTGHALLMTKDVVKENFAIINADDFYSRQAFVAIAEKLRNTDKNSYNFSMVAYSLKNTISENGYVSRGECTVDKDGFLTDVTERVRIEKIDGILKSEDDNGEMVPIDENTTVSMNFWGFTPKCFEFGDTLFLDFLEKNKENLKAEFYLPTIVNTMLASKKASVKVIESDSKWFGVTYSDDKEKAQLEINKLKENGVYPTKLWN from the coding sequence ATGAATGAAAACAAGAAACCTACACTAGTTATTTTAGCAGCAGGAATGGGAAGTCGTTACGGAGGCTTAAAACAAATGGACAGTTTTACTAAAGAAGGAGATACTATTATAGATTTTTCTCTTTATGATGCCGTTCACGCTGGTTTTGGTAAAGTAGTATTTATTATTCGTAAAACTTTTGAGAAAGAATTTAAAACTATTTATAATTCAAAATTAGCAGGTAAGATAACTATAGAATATGTCTTTCAAGAATTAGAAAACGTACCTAAAAAGTACAGAAATCCAGAAAGAGTAAAACCTTGGGGAACAGGGCATGCTTTATTAATGACAAAAGATGTGGTAAAAGAAAATTTTGCCATTATAAACGCAGACGATTTTTATAGCAGACAAGCTTTTGTTGCCATTGCAGAAAAGCTAAGAAATACAGATAAAAATAGTTATAATTTTAGCATGGTAGCTTATTCTTTAAAAAATACAATTTCAGAAAACGGTTATGTTTCTAGAGGAGAATGCACTGTTGATAAAGACGGTTTTTTAACAGATGTTACAGAAAGAGTAAGAATTGAAAAAATAGACGGAATCCTAAAAAGTGAAGATGATAACGGAGAAATGGTTCCTATTGATGAAAACACCACTGTTTCTATGAATTTTTGGGGTTTTACTCCTAAATGTTTTGAGTTTGGAGACACCTTATTTTTAGACTTTTTAGAAAAAAATAAAGAAAACTTAAAAGCAGAGTTTTATTTACCAACCATTGTAAATACCATGTTGGCGTCTAAAAAAGCATCTGTAAAAGTAATAGAATCAGACTCTAAATGGTTTGGAGTTACCTATAGTGATGATAAAGAAAAAGCACAATTAGAGATTAATAAACTAAAAGAAAACGGAGTGTATCCAACTAAATTATGGAACTAA
- a CDS encoding phosphotransferase enzyme family protein — protein MKAETIISIFNEFDHQFNYKSHSELNSGHINDTFLIKTDGDTNYILQRINQIVFKDVPGLVNNKVLTSNHIRSKYSNASNEALNKTVLSFIKEKNSNSYYHKEGVNFWNVMIFIDDSVTHEIVKDEEIAYEGGKLLGDFLNLTSDFDSSQLIEVIPNFHNMAFRFKQYASSIQSASKNRLTKAADYIQIVADLKEEMHILQNLKDAGEIPIRVTHNDTKISNSLFTEDNKGVCMIDTDTVMPGIIHYDFGDAIRTICNTAAEDEIDLSKVEFNLDYYKAYEKGFLEKTKDSLTEIELKHLPLAAKTMIFIMALRFLTDYLNNDVYYKTSYQEHNLDRAKNQFKLIKSFSKKISL, from the coding sequence ATGAAAGCAGAAACGATTATCTCTATTTTTAACGAATTCGATCATCAATTTAATTATAAAAGTCATTCAGAATTAAATTCTGGGCATATAAATGATACTTTTTTAATAAAAACAGATGGTGATACGAATTACATACTCCAAAGAATCAATCAGATTGTTTTTAAAGATGTTCCGGGGTTGGTAAACAACAAAGTATTAACAAGCAATCATATTAGAAGCAAATATTCAAACGCATCAAACGAAGCATTAAATAAGACAGTTTTAAGTTTTATAAAAGAAAAGAATAGTAATTCTTATTATCACAAAGAAGGTGTAAATTTCTGGAATGTGATGATTTTTATTGATGATAGTGTGACCCATGAAATTGTAAAAGATGAAGAAATAGCCTACGAAGGCGGAAAACTTTTAGGAGACTTTTTAAACTTAACTTCAGATTTTGACAGCAGCCAATTAATAGAGGTGATTCCTAATTTTCATAACATGGCTTTTCGTTTTAAGCAGTATGCTTCTTCTATACAAAGTGCCTCTAAAAATCGCTTAACCAAAGCTGCAGATTACATACAAATAGTGGCAGATTTAAAGGAAGAAATGCACATTCTTCAAAATTTAAAAGATGCAGGTGAAATTCCTATAAGAGTTACACATAACGATACAAAAATATCTAATTCGTTATTTACAGAAGACAATAAAGGAGTTTGTATGATAGATACAGACACCGTAATGCCCGGTATTATTCATTATGATTTTGGCGATGCTATTAGAACAATTTGTAACACAGCCGCAGAAGATGAAATAGATTTATCTAAAGTAGAATTCAATTTAGACTATTACAAAGCATACGAAAAAGGATTTTTAGAAAAAACCAAAGATTCATTAACAGAGATAGAGTTAAAACATTTGCCATTAGCAGCAAAAACAATGATTTTTATAATGGCACTGCGTTTTTTAACAGACTACTTAAATAATGATGTTTATTACAAAACCAGTTACCAAGAGCATAATTTAGACAGAGCAAAAAATCAATTTAAATTGATAAAAAGTTTTTCTAAAAAAATAAGTCTATAA